Proteins co-encoded in one Anguilla anguilla isolate fAngAng1 chromosome 16, fAngAng1.pri, whole genome shotgun sequence genomic window:
- the LOC118214798 gene encoding anti-apoptotic protein NR13-like isoform X1, with amino-acid sequence MTHSQEEEPRTNKDAKNRKLGPNPFVRGLKLLGGKMSCWFRKETLAVAEDYIDFCLGIQRTPPSEQARAMRHLAKKMERQYQLKFRALSKTFLSTCGPDCSAGLKKVIGEMVEDGKFNWGRVVSLFAFTGVLVSDLYSGGESRDCCRRLAETIADYLGEEKQAWLQENDGWEGFRKFSHCAAELNQESSMKTALFAAASVGIAGLTFLLVR; translated from the exons atgacacatagccaggaggaggagcctAGAACAAATAAAGACGCTAAGAACAGGAAATTAGGACCGAATCCTTTCGTGCGAGGTCTGAAATTGCTGGGAGG AAAAATGTCCTGTTGGTTCAGAAAAGAGACACTGGCAGTGGCAGAAGATTACATTGACTTCTGCTTGGGGATCCAACGGACACCTCCCAGCGAACAGGCCAGGGCCATGAGACACCTGGCGAAGAAAATGGAGCGGCAGTATCAGCTGAAATTCCGGGCACTCTCCAAGACATTCCTGAGCACCTGTGGGCCTGACTGCAGTGCTGGTTTAAAGAAGGTGATAGGAGAGATGGTGGAAGATGGAAAATTCAACTGGGGAAGAGTGGTGTCTCTGTTTGCCTTTACTGGGGTGCTGGTGAGTGACCTCTACTCCGGAGGTGAGAGCAGAGACTGCTGCAGGAGGCTAGCAGAGACCATAGCTGACTACCTTGGAGAGGAAAAACAAGCATGGCTGCAGGAAAATGATGGCTGG GAGGGGTTCAGAAAGTTTTCCCACTGTGCTGCAGAGCTGAACCAGGAATCCTCAATGAAGACAGCGCTGTTTGCAGCTGCTAGTGTGGGCATTGCAGGACTAACTTTTCTGCTTGTACGCTAG
- the LOC118214798 gene encoding anti-apoptotic protein NR13-like isoform X2 encodes MSCWFRKETLAVAEDYIDFCLGIQRTPPSEQARAMRHLAKKMERQYQLKFRALSKTFLSTCGPDCSAGLKKVIGEMVEDGKFNWGRVVSLFAFTGVLVSDLYSGGESRDCCRRLAETIADYLGEEKQAWLQENDGWEGFRKFSHCAAELNQESSMKTALFAAASVGIAGLTFLLVR; translated from the exons ATGTCCTGTTGGTTCAGAAAAGAGACACTGGCAGTGGCAGAAGATTACATTGACTTCTGCTTGGGGATCCAACGGACACCTCCCAGCGAACAGGCCAGGGCCATGAGACACCTGGCGAAGAAAATGGAGCGGCAGTATCAGCTGAAATTCCGGGCACTCTCCAAGACATTCCTGAGCACCTGTGGGCCTGACTGCAGTGCTGGTTTAAAGAAGGTGATAGGAGAGATGGTGGAAGATGGAAAATTCAACTGGGGAAGAGTGGTGTCTCTGTTTGCCTTTACTGGGGTGCTGGTGAGTGACCTCTACTCCGGAGGTGAGAGCAGAGACTGCTGCAGGAGGCTAGCAGAGACCATAGCTGACTACCTTGGAGAGGAAAAACAAGCATGGCTGCAGGAAAATGATGGCTGG GAGGGGTTCAGAAAGTTTTCCCACTGTGCTGCAGAGCTGAACCAGGAATCCTCAATGAAGACAGCGCTGTTTGCAGCTGCTAGTGTGGGCATTGCAGGACTAACTTTTCTGCTTGTACGCTAG